A stretch of the Bacillus licheniformis DSM 13 = ATCC 14580 genome encodes the following:
- a CDS encoding IclR family transcriptional regulator: MSVKSAVRVVRIFELLSNHPDGLTVKEISKELSLPQSSTFNLAATLLDEGYLQQDAVKRYRLGAKLIQVGTAAMESIDISSQGVPFLKQLMDGVQETVFMAVLSDDQLVYIAKIDNNRSIRTTAQPGSRKPLYCTGLGKAFLAFMPEDKREGLLDRMEFIRFTGHTITAREELEKQLQTFLEQGYAVDNEENEEGLFCLAAPVYGPDGVMKAAISTAGPKERMLARKAVIVEQLLHTAGKITESIGGYRKPL, from the coding sequence ATGTCAGTAAAATCCGCGGTACGTGTTGTACGTATATTTGAATTGCTGTCAAATCATCCGGATGGATTAACCGTAAAGGAAATCAGCAAAGAACTTTCGCTGCCTCAGAGCAGTACATTCAATTTGGCCGCTACACTTTTGGATGAAGGTTACCTTCAGCAGGATGCTGTCAAGCGTTACAGGCTGGGGGCAAAATTGATTCAAGTTGGAACCGCTGCCATGGAGTCGATAGACATTTCATCGCAGGGCGTTCCTTTTTTAAAACAGCTGATGGACGGCGTTCAGGAAACGGTGTTTATGGCCGTTCTATCCGATGATCAGCTCGTCTACATCGCAAAAATCGATAACAACAGGTCAATCAGAACAACCGCACAGCCCGGCTCGCGCAAACCGCTTTATTGCACCGGGCTTGGCAAGGCATTTTTGGCATTCATGCCGGAGGACAAAAGGGAAGGGCTGCTCGACCGCATGGAGTTTATCCGGTTTACCGGGCATACCATCACTGCCAGAGAAGAGCTGGAAAAGCAGCTGCAGACATTTTTGGAACAGGGATATGCCGTTGACAATGAAGAAAATGAAGAAGGTTTGTTTTGTCTGGCGGCGCCTGTCTATGGTCCGGATGGCGTGATGAAGGCGGCGATCAGCACCGCCGGGCCAAAGGAGCGCATGCTCGCAAGAAAGGCCGTTATCGTTGAGCAGCTGCTTCACACAGCCGGAAAAATTACAGAAAGCATTGGCGGATATAGAAAGCCGCTTTAG
- the dltA gene encoding D-alanine--poly(phosphoribitol) ligase subunit DltA, with product MKLIETIKKYAQTQPDTLAFVNEEEKLTYGELWSQSERLAARIQSEALTDASPIIVYGHMKPVMAVSFLACVKAGHPYIPVDVSIPADRILKIINSSKAELLLNNSGTSVDTGDALISVVEPGVLEGDGVPETDPGRWVHGEDTFYIIYTSGSTGNPKGVQISADNLQSFTDWITNDFPVESGQVFLNQAPFSFDLSVMDLYPCLQSGGTLWTVTKDMINRPKLLFEALKQSNVNVWTSTPSFAQMCLMDPSYSEELLPELSLFMFCGETLPASVARQLKERFPKARVFNTYGPTEATVAVTSIEVTDDVLNKYSSLPVGSEKPETEIVIINEDGKAVQDGEKGEIIITGASVSKGYLGEKALTEKAFFSYNGSPAYRTGDAGYKENGQLFFLGRLDFQIKLHGYRIELEEIEYQINQSRYVQSAVVIPFYREEKIEYLIAMIVPAEHDFEKEYQLTSAIKKDLGSKLPAYMIPRKFMYQKEIPMTANGKIDRKRLKEEVTV from the coding sequence ATGAAACTGATTGAAACAATTAAAAAATACGCGCAAACACAACCCGATACCCTTGCTTTTGTGAATGAAGAAGAAAAGCTGACATACGGAGAGCTTTGGTCACAATCTGAGCGCCTTGCCGCAAGGATTCAAAGCGAAGCTTTAACAGATGCTTCTCCGATCATTGTCTACGGACATATGAAACCGGTTATGGCGGTTTCCTTCCTGGCTTGTGTAAAAGCCGGGCATCCGTACATTCCAGTTGACGTATCGATTCCGGCAGACCGGATTCTGAAAATCATCAACAGTTCAAAAGCCGAGCTTCTGCTCAATAATTCAGGCACTTCGGTTGACACGGGAGATGCCCTCATTTCCGTAGTGGAACCGGGCGTTCTTGAAGGAGACGGGGTGCCGGAGACAGATCCCGGACGCTGGGTACATGGGGAAGATACTTTTTACATTATCTACACATCCGGAAGCACGGGAAATCCAAAAGGCGTGCAAATCTCAGCCGATAACCTTCAGAGCTTCACAGATTGGATCACGAATGACTTTCCGGTGGAAAGCGGCCAAGTGTTCTTAAATCAAGCCCCGTTTTCCTTTGATTTATCGGTAATGGACCTTTATCCGTGCCTGCAGTCCGGAGGCACCTTATGGACGGTTACGAAAGACATGATTAATCGGCCGAAACTATTGTTTGAAGCACTGAAACAGTCCAACGTCAACGTCTGGACATCGACGCCTTCATTCGCACAAATGTGCTTGATGGATCCGTCTTATTCGGAAGAGCTGCTTCCGGAGCTGAGCTTGTTTATGTTCTGCGGAGAAACGCTTCCTGCGTCAGTCGCCAGACAGCTTAAAGAAAGATTTCCAAAGGCTCGTGTTTTTAACACATACGGCCCGACCGAAGCGACCGTTGCCGTCACTTCCATCGAAGTAACAGACGACGTATTAAACAAGTATTCTTCTCTTCCCGTCGGTTCTGAAAAGCCCGAAACCGAAATCGTAATCATCAATGAAGACGGAAAAGCCGTCCAAGACGGGGAAAAAGGCGAGATCATAATTACCGGAGCAAGCGTCAGCAAAGGCTATTTAGGCGAAAAAGCGCTGACGGAAAAAGCGTTTTTCTCTTACAACGGCTCCCCTGCTTACCGCACCGGTGACGCAGGTTACAAAGAAAACGGCCAGCTCTTCTTCCTCGGAAGACTCGATTTCCAAATCAAACTGCACGGCTACCGGATTGAGCTTGAAGAAATCGAATATCAGATCAATCAGTCCCGATATGTGCAGTCGGCAGTCGTTATTCCATTCTACCGCGAGGAGAAAATCGAGTATCTGATCGCCATGATTGTGCCTGCCGAACACGATTTCGAAAAGGAATACCAGTTAACCAGCGCGATTAAGAAAGATTTGGGCAGCAAGCTGCCGGCCTATATGATTCCGAGAAAATTCATGTATCAAAAAGAGATTCCGATGACAGCAAACGGTAAAATCGACCGCAAGAGATTAAAAGAAGAGGTAACCGTATGA
- a CDS encoding GTP pyrophosphokinase, which translates to MIGLPEAQIEDLRNLMEDWKNELLVYKFALDQMDTKFSIISQEYNLIHGHNPIEHTKSRVKSFESLINKLVRKGCDITTKAAKEHINDIAGLRIVCSFLSDIYNMVEVLKEHEDIKILKMKDYIKNPKPNGYRSLHLIVEVPVYLTNRVEHAKVEIQIRTIAMDFWASLEHKIYYKLNNEVPNQLTDELKEAADIANYLDEKMLHIRTKADQ; encoded by the coding sequence ATGATAGGACTGCCTGAAGCCCAGATAGAAGATTTGAGAAACCTGATGGAGGACTGGAAGAACGAACTCCTCGTCTATAAATTTGCCTTGGATCAAATGGATACGAAGTTTTCGATTATCAGCCAGGAATATAATTTAATTCACGGCCACAACCCGATTGAACATACGAAATCAAGGGTGAAAAGCTTTGAAAGCCTGATTAACAAGCTTGTGCGGAAGGGCTGCGATATTACGACAAAGGCCGCTAAGGAGCACATCAATGATATCGCCGGTCTCAGAATCGTCTGCTCGTTTTTATCCGACATTTACAATATGGTTGAAGTGCTGAAGGAACATGAAGACATCAAAATTTTAAAAATGAAGGACTACATTAAAAATCCGAAGCCGAACGGATACAGGAGTCTTCACTTAATTGTAGAAGTGCCCGTTTACTTGACCAACCGCGTCGAGCACGCCAAGGTGGAGATTCAAATCAGGACGATCGCGATGGATTTCTGGGCGAGCCTCGAGCATAAAATCTACTACAAATTGAACAATGAAGTGCCGAACCAGCTCACTGATGAGCTGAAAGAAGCGGCTGACATCGCGAACTACTTGGATGAAAAGATGCTTCATATTCGAACAAAAGCGGATCAATAA
- a CDS encoding sugar kinase yields MDVISIGETMALFTPNEDGPLRYARNYQVRIAGAETNTLIGLSKLGKKAGWITRLGKDEFGAMILSSVRGEGVDVSQVKLDDAAPTGLFFKERKSAAKVNVFYYRTLSAASFLKKCDIDEQYIEKAGLLYITGITPALSESASDAVFYAVELAKKHNKCVVFDPNFRKKLWDGERARQTMFELIKRSDIVLPGLSEGRFLFGTADEKKIAEAIRGLGAETAIIKLGSKGAYYAGGNESGYAEGYQIQAAADPVGAGDGFAAGVLSGLIDQIPLSEAVKRGCAVGAMVAAVNGDIEGLPDRESLFAFMEQSDEEDVSR; encoded by the coding sequence ATGGATGTTATTAGCATAGGAGAGACAATGGCGCTGTTCACTCCGAATGAAGACGGCCCTCTCAGATACGCAAGAAACTATCAGGTGAGAATAGCGGGCGCAGAAACCAACACGCTGATCGGGCTTTCGAAGCTCGGGAAAAAAGCCGGCTGGATTACACGGCTTGGAAAAGACGAGTTCGGGGCGATGATTCTTTCTTCTGTCAGAGGAGAAGGAGTCGATGTGAGCCAGGTGAAGCTCGATGACGCGGCGCCGACCGGTTTGTTTTTTAAAGAAAGGAAAAGCGCGGCCAAAGTCAATGTCTTCTATTACAGGACGCTTTCAGCGGCGAGTTTTTTAAAGAAATGCGATATTGATGAGCAATACATTGAGAAAGCGGGGCTTTTATACATTACGGGAATTACCCCGGCTTTAAGTGAAAGCGCTTCAGATGCGGTGTTTTATGCAGTGGAGCTCGCCAAAAAGCACAATAAATGCGTTGTATTTGATCCGAACTTTCGAAAAAAGCTCTGGGACGGAGAGCGGGCGCGGCAGACCATGTTTGAACTTATCAAACGGTCTGATATCGTGCTTCCGGGGTTGAGCGAAGGGCGTTTTTTGTTCGGCACCGCTGATGAGAAAAAAATTGCGGAAGCCATCCGCGGGCTGGGGGCTGAAACTGCGATCATCAAGCTTGGTTCAAAAGGCGCCTATTATGCCGGCGGGAACGAAAGCGGCTATGCGGAAGGCTATCAGATTCAGGCAGCAGCGGATCCCGTGGGTGCCGGAGACGGCTTTGCGGCCGGCGTATTATCGGGTTTGATTGATCAAATTCCGCTTTCAGAAGCTGTCAAACGGGGCTGTGCCGTCGGCGCCATGGTAGCGGCGGTAAACGGTGATATTGAAGGGCTGCCTGACCGCGAATCACTGTTTGCGTTTATGGAACAATCTGATGAAGAAGATGTCAGCCGATAA
- the dgoD gene encoding galactonate dehydratase → MKITGFECFLIPPRWLFLKIETDEGITGWGEPVIEGKAATVKAAVGELMEYLIGKDPMNIEDHWNVMYRGGFYRGGPILMSAIAGIDQALWDIKGKFYNAPVHQLLGGKNRESIKVYSWIGGDRPQDVGLAAKQVVDKGFTAVKMNGTEELQYIDSHEKIDQVIERISAVREAVGPYIGIGIDFHGRVHKPMAKILAKELEPFRPMFIEEPVLPENNEALRDIASLVSIPIATGERMFSKWQFKNLLTDGYVDIIQPDLSHAGGITECKKILSMAEAFDVAAAPHCPLGPIALAACLQVDATCHNAFIQEQSLGIHYNKGTDLLDYIVDQKVFFYEDGYVRIPDGPGLGVDINEDHVRKMADIGHNWRNPVWRHKDGSIAEW, encoded by the coding sequence ATGAAAATAACAGGATTCGAGTGTTTCCTAATTCCGCCGCGCTGGCTTTTCTTAAAAATCGAAACGGATGAAGGCATTACAGGATGGGGAGAGCCGGTAATCGAGGGAAAGGCCGCGACAGTTAAGGCGGCTGTGGGCGAGTTAATGGAATATTTGATCGGCAAAGACCCGATGAACATCGAAGACCATTGGAATGTCATGTACAGAGGCGGGTTTTATCGGGGCGGGCCCATTCTGATGAGCGCGATTGCAGGCATCGATCAAGCGCTTTGGGACATTAAGGGCAAGTTTTACAACGCTCCCGTGCATCAGCTGCTCGGAGGGAAGAACAGGGAATCGATCAAGGTCTATTCATGGATTGGCGGAGACAGGCCTCAAGACGTCGGCCTCGCTGCCAAACAGGTGGTTGATAAAGGCTTTACAGCCGTCAAAATGAACGGCACGGAAGAGCTGCAATACATCGATTCACATGAAAAAATCGATCAGGTGATTGAAAGAATATCAGCAGTCAGAGAAGCGGTCGGCCCGTACATCGGAATCGGCATTGACTTTCACGGCAGGGTGCACAAGCCGATGGCGAAGATCTTGGCAAAGGAGCTTGAACCGTTTCGGCCGATGTTTATAGAAGAGCCTGTTCTGCCGGAAAACAACGAGGCGCTCCGCGATATCGCCAGCCTCGTCTCAATTCCGATTGCGACTGGAGAACGGATGTTTTCAAAGTGGCAGTTTAAAAACCTGCTGACTGACGGCTATGTCGATATCATTCAGCCTGACTTGTCACACGCCGGCGGAATTACCGAATGCAAAAAGATCCTGTCGATGGCGGAAGCATTTGATGTCGCCGCCGCCCCTCATTGTCCGCTGGGCCCGATCGCTCTGGCGGCATGCCTTCAGGTTGATGCAACGTGCCACAATGCATTTATACAGGAACAAAGCTTAGGGATCCATTACAACAAAGGGACGGATTTGCTTGATTATATAGTAGATCAAAAGGTGTTTTTCTATGAGGACGGCTATGTCCGGATTCCGGATGGACCTGGCCTTGGGGTGGACATCAATGAAGATCACGTCCGTAAAATGGCTGATATCGGGCACAACTGGCGCAATCCGGTATGGCGGCACAAGGACGGAAGCATAGCTGAATGGTAA
- a CDS encoding bifunctional 4-hydroxy-2-oxoglutarate aldolase/2-dehydro-3-deoxy-phosphogluconate aldolase, translated as MMVLSHIEEQKLIAIIRGYNPEEAVSIAGALKAGGIRLVEITLNSPQAIKAIEAVSEHFGDEMLVGAGTVLDPESARAALLAGARFILSPTVNEETIKLTKRYGAVSIPGAFTPTEILTAYESGGDIIKVFPGTMGPGYIKDIHGPLPHIPLLPTGGVGLENLHEFLQAGAVGAGIGGSLVRANKDVNDAFLEELSKKAKQFVEAAKQ; from the coding sequence ATGATGGTATTGTCACACATCGAAGAACAAAAACTGATTGCGATCATCCGCGGATACAATCCGGAGGAGGCAGTGAGCATTGCCGGCGCCTTAAAAGCGGGCGGCATCAGGCTTGTGGAGATTACGCTTAATTCCCCTCAAGCGATCAAAGCGATTGAAGCGGTTTCAGAGCATTTTGGGGACGAAATGCTTGTCGGAGCGGGAACCGTACTTGATCCCGAATCTGCGAGAGCGGCGCTTTTAGCCGGCGCGCGGTTTATCCTGTCTCCGACCGTCAATGAAGAGACGATCAAGCTGACAAAACGGTATGGAGCGGTCAGCATTCCAGGCGCTTTTACCCCGACTGAAATATTGACGGCGTATGAAAGCGGGGGAGACATCATCAAGGTATTTCCCGGAACAATGGGGCCTGGCTATATCAAGGATATCCACGGACCGCTTCCGCATATTCCGCTGCTTCCGACTGGAGGAGTCGGATTGGAAAACCTTCACGAGTTTCTGCAGGCCGGTGCGGTCGGAGCGGGAATCGGCGGTTCGCTTGTTCGGGCTAATAAAGATGTTAATGACGCGTTTTTAGAAGAGCTGTCCAAAAAAGCAAAGCAATTTGTTGAAGCAGCAAAACAGTAA
- a CDS encoding teichoic acid D-Ala incorporation-associated protein DltX, with amino-acid sequence MLNKLRMLYEKTTMKWLLNTSYYFLILVLLFLIYGFHTANTGSYIYNDF; translated from the coding sequence ATGTTAAATAAGCTAAGAATGTTGTATGAAAAAACAACAATGAAGTGGCTGCTCAACACTTCCTATTACTTTCTCATTCTGGTGCTGCTGTTTTTAATTTACGGATTCCATACAGCAAATACAGGTTCATATATTTATAATGACTTTTAA
- a CDS encoding M28 family peptidase, producing MKRKMMMFGLALSIIAGGVVADGTGNAAQAAPQETAIAKDIEKFSKKFNENRAYQTIYHLSETIGPRVTGTAEEKKSAAFIASQMKKSNLKVSTQKFSIPDRLEGTLTVQGNNVPARPAAGSAPTAAEGLAAPLYDAGLGLPGDFTEEAKGKIAVILRGELTFYEKAKNAADAGASGVIIYNNVDSLVPLTPNLSGNKVDIPVVGVKKEDGEKLLSEQEAILKLKAHKNQTSQNVIGVRKAKGVKNPDIVYVTSHYDSVPYAPGANDNASGTSVVLELARILKTVPADKEIRFITFGAEEIGLLGSRHYVSTLSNQEVKRSVANFNLDMVATSWENASQLYINTPDGSANLVWQLSKAASLSLGKDVLFLHQGGSSDHVPFHEAGIDSANFIWREPGTGALEPWYHTPYDTIEHISKDRLKTAGQIAGTAVYNFTKKENRKPSYSSVAQ from the coding sequence ATGAAGAGAAAAATGATGATGTTCGGATTGGCGCTATCGATCATTGCAGGCGGCGTGGTCGCCGATGGAACGGGGAATGCAGCTCAAGCGGCCCCTCAGGAAACAGCCATCGCAAAAGATATCGAAAAATTCAGCAAAAAATTCAACGAGAACCGCGCCTATCAAACGATTTACCATTTAAGCGAAACGATCGGGCCGCGTGTGACAGGCACGGCAGAAGAAAAAAAGAGCGCCGCTTTTATCGCCTCACAGATGAAAAAGTCAAATCTGAAAGTAAGCACACAAAAGTTCAGCATACCTGACCGGCTGGAAGGAACGCTTACCGTTCAGGGAAATAACGTGCCTGCGCGGCCTGCCGCCGGTTCCGCCCCGACTGCAGCAGAAGGCTTGGCCGCTCCTCTCTATGATGCCGGCCTCGGCTTGCCCGGCGACTTCACAGAAGAAGCGAAAGGAAAAATCGCCGTCATTTTGAGAGGAGAGCTGACATTCTATGAAAAGGCCAAAAACGCTGCTGACGCAGGCGCAAGCGGAGTTATCATTTATAATAACGTCGACAGCCTCGTCCCTCTGACTCCGAATCTAAGCGGTAATAAAGTCGATATTCCAGTTGTCGGCGTCAAAAAGGAAGACGGGGAAAAGCTGCTTTCTGAACAAGAAGCGATCCTGAAGCTGAAAGCTCATAAAAATCAAACCTCGCAAAACGTAATCGGCGTCCGCAAAGCAAAAGGTGTCAAAAATCCTGACATCGTTTATGTGACTTCGCATTATGACAGCGTTCCATATGCACCGGGAGCCAATGACAATGCCTCCGGCACTTCAGTCGTCCTTGAACTGGCCCGAATTTTGAAGACAGTGCCAGCCGACAAAGAAATTCGCTTTATTACATTCGGAGCCGAAGAAATCGGACTCCTCGGTTCGCGCCATTATGTCAGCACATTGTCAAATCAGGAAGTCAAACGGAGCGTTGCCAACTTTAACTTAGATATGGTGGCGACAAGCTGGGAGAATGCTTCACAGCTGTACATCAATACGCCCGACGGTTCGGCAAACCTCGTCTGGCAGCTAAGTAAAGCCGCTTCTTTAAGCCTTGGAAAAGACGTATTATTTTTACATCAAGGCGGATCATCCGACCATGTCCCATTCCATGAAGCCGGCATCGACTCGGCCAACTTTATTTGGAGAGAGCCGGGAACAGGCGCTTTGGAGCCTTGGTACCACACCCCTTACGACACGATTGAACATATCAGCAAAGACAGGCTGAAAACAGCCGGTCAAATCGCGGGAACAGCTGTGTATAACTTCACCAAGAAGGAAAACAGAAAACCGTCTTACAGCTCAGTTGCCCAGTAA
- a CDS encoding YjcZ family sporulation protein: MSYSNSFALIVVLFILLIIVGSAFVKY, translated from the coding sequence ATGTCATACTCTAATAGCTTCGCTTTGATTGTTGTATTATTTATTTTGCTGATCATTGTGGGCTCCGCTTTTGTAAAGTATTAA
- a CDS encoding MFS transporter encodes MAGLKKKRALFLTAVASGTMLNPLNSSMISLALHSIQHEFHLSFATVSWLISSFYLASAVAQPVTGKIGDLIGRKKMFLSGLVLVAVSAIGAPLAPAFSVLLIMRLFQSIGSGAIYPSGVGLIRSHIHEKQASALSVLSIFSSAMTAFGPTVGGFLIVLGGWPAIFLVNFPFILFSFLLGMYMFPKDEKKAGLNVRAVIKRLDLTGILLFAGGIVLLLAFLLSLSTGEPRFAEGMFGLVLLLMFVWWELRVNSPFIDIRLLIARRTLTSVYAQFIMLNIFNYCLFFGLPSYFQDEMHLSVQTSGLLMLFMSGTSVLISPFVGKWIDRSGETQPVLIGSCLMAAGAILLTLFFVDAPMLWKGIILSLLGVSYGLGNVALQAAMFTASPPDIVGTTSGLFQTCRYLGSIFSSVILGLLFGEEITAGHFQDLGMVMIAVAIGSILMSFRFIKLMKD; translated from the coding sequence ATGGCCGGATTGAAAAAGAAACGGGCCCTGTTTTTAACAGCCGTTGCATCAGGGACGATGCTGAATCCGCTCAACTCTTCAATGATTTCTTTGGCGCTGCACAGCATCCAGCATGAGTTTCACCTTTCATTTGCAACCGTATCGTGGCTGATTTCATCTTTTTATCTAGCCAGTGCGGTCGCACAGCCTGTCACAGGAAAAATTGGCGATTTAATCGGCCGGAAAAAGATGTTTTTGTCAGGGCTTGTTCTCGTTGCCGTATCGGCAATCGGCGCTCCTCTCGCACCGGCTTTTTCCGTCTTGTTGATCATGCGTTTGTTTCAATCGATTGGGAGCGGCGCCATTTACCCTTCGGGAGTGGGCCTGATCAGAAGCCACATTCATGAGAAGCAGGCGTCTGCACTCAGTGTGCTGTCCATTTTTTCTTCGGCAATGACCGCCTTTGGACCGACCGTGGGGGGATTTTTAATCGTACTCGGGGGATGGCCCGCCATCTTCCTCGTGAACTTTCCATTTATTTTGTTCAGCTTTTTGCTGGGGATGTACATGTTCCCGAAAGATGAGAAAAAAGCCGGCTTAAATGTCCGCGCCGTGATCAAGCGGCTTGATCTCACCGGAATTCTTCTGTTTGCGGGCGGAATCGTTCTCCTGCTGGCATTTCTGCTCTCATTGAGCACGGGCGAGCCCCGTTTTGCCGAGGGGATGTTCGGACTCGTCTTGCTTTTGATGTTTGTTTGGTGGGAGCTGAGAGTGAACAGTCCGTTTATTGATATCAGGCTGTTGATCGCACGCAGGACGTTAACTTCGGTCTATGCTCAATTTATTATGCTGAACATCTTTAACTACTGTTTGTTTTTTGGACTTCCGAGTTATTTTCAGGATGAAATGCACCTTTCCGTTCAAACGAGCGGTCTTTTGATGCTGTTCATGTCCGGGACGAGCGTATTGATCTCGCCTTTCGTCGGGAAATGGATTGACCGTTCAGGAGAAACGCAGCCCGTGTTAATTGGTTCTTGCTTAATGGCAGCGGGCGCTATCCTGCTCACATTGTTTTTTGTCGATGCACCGATGTTGTGGAAAGGCATCATCCTCTCTTTGCTCGGGGTCAGCTACGGCCTCGGCAATGTCGCCCTGCAGGCTGCCATGTTTACGGCAAGTCCGCCGGACATCGTCGGGACGACTTCGGGGCTTTTTCAAACATGCCGCTATCTTGGCTCGATCTTTTCGTCCGTCATTCTGGGTCTGTTGTTTGGAGAAGAAATAACCGCGGGGCATTTTCAGGATCTGGGGATGGTCATGATTGCGGTTGCCATCGGCAGCATTTTGATGAGCTTCAGATTTATCAAGCTGATGAAGGATTGA